From Chryseobacterium shandongense, the proteins below share one genomic window:
- a CDS encoding FEKKY domain-containing protein — protein sequence MVSKKLLIINIVVVMLLITAHTLGSCFIMYPMKSDIWTVISESSPYYLLIALAIFALIAWLISHLRIKNLNPKNKFLLAYTILCGVLLTFIIYFDAATYISTRKAIRESENEYIHQAKEDIKKDNVMYRFAGGLSIPKYDLKTRNKIDSIRKKFGVTYFNTGCTVDIIDIEGQQKYEEAVKLYLEKRNGKGWEEKMNREIENLKKVKLPRPYSR from the coding sequence ATGGTTTCAAAAAAGCTGCTCATCATCAATATTGTCGTTGTCATGTTATTAATTACAGCGCATACTTTAGGTAGTTGTTTCATTATGTATCCGATGAAATCTGATATTTGGACGGTTATATCGGAAAGCAGTCCGTACTACCTTTTGATCGCTTTGGCTATATTTGCTTTGATTGCCTGGCTGATCAGCCATTTGAGAATTAAAAATTTAAATCCGAAAAATAAATTTCTTTTAGCATATACCATACTCTGCGGTGTATTGTTAACATTCATTATATATTTTGATGCAGCGACTTACATATCAACCCGAAAAGCAATTAGAGAATCTGAAAATGAATATATTCATCAGGCAAAGGAAGATATCAAAAAAGACAATGTTATGTATCGATTTGCAGGCGGACTTTCTATCCCGAAATATGATTTAAAAACACGGAATAAAATAGACAGTATCCGAAAAAAATTCGGAGTAACTTATTTCAATACAGGCTGCACGGTTGATATAATTGATATTGAAGGACAACAAAAATATGAAGAAGCGGTAAAACTTTACCTCGAAAAAAGAAATGGAAAAGGCTGGGAAGAAAAAATGAATAGGGAAATTGAAAATTTAAAAAAAGTTAAGCTGCCGCGTCCTTATAGCAGATAA
- the polA gene encoding DNA polymerase I, with protein sequence MDATQDKRLFLIDAYAMIFRGYYALIRNPRLTSKGLDTSAIFGFTNSLIELIRRERPTHLAVVFDVGEASIRTGDFSEYKANRSETPEAIQNAIPYIHRILQAMHIPILGVPGYEADDVIGTIACKAEKEGYTTFMVTPDKDFAQLVTDKIKIYKPGLKGGDIEILGVEEVKAKYEIEDPKQVIDFLAMMGDSVDNIPGLDGVGEKTAMKFLKEFGNIETLLANTDKLKGKLKEKVEASAERGILSKKLATIICDAPVEFHQEQYDLDTPDFEKVKEVFDEIEFRRLYENLYRAFAPAATGAVIVAEIDVTVAETPQQKVAQAVGQLDLFATYEELDQATSTKSTIEQNDHLYQFIDNPKAQKILVENLLKQRVVCFDTETTSLNELEADLVGMSFSYKKGLAYYIPLSEDQGEVLQTLEIFRPFFEKEDLIKVAHNLKFDYKILKRYNITVKGAMFDTMIAHYLLNPDGRHGMDYLSEMYLGYKPVSIETIIGKKGKKQGNFRDADLRTQTDYAAEDADVTFQLYELFAPQLKKENLEDLFFKIEMPLMEVLAKMELAGISLDEKWLAQESVDLENDLKQLEAKIFELSGEEFNVNSPKQLGDILFEKLQLDPKAKKTKTGQYATSEDILQKLASKHEIIQHILEYRTYQKLKSTYVDALPSQIEKTDNRVHTNFSQTTAATGRLASVNPNLQNIPIRTLRGQQIRGAFVAGEGKKIISADYSQIELRLIAEISGEDNMIKAFQDGEDIHASTAARLFNIPLEEVSKIQRSQAKTVNFGILYGQGAFALAEQTGLSRSEAKQMIDAYYATYPKLKEYMAEQVKRAREIGYVETILGRKRHLKDINSNNFVVRGHAERNAVNAPIQGSAADVVKMAMIKIQKELEKEKLKTRMLLQVHDELVFESPADEIEVATNIIKMEMENAIETQVPLLVEVGVGNNWLEAH encoded by the coding sequence TTTCTCATCGATGCTTATGCAATGATTTTCAGAGGCTATTATGCTCTGATCAGAAATCCCAGGCTTACCAGCAAAGGATTGGATACTTCTGCCATTTTCGGATTTACCAACTCTCTGATTGAATTAATCAGAAGAGAAAGGCCCACTCATCTTGCAGTGGTTTTCGATGTGGGTGAAGCAAGCATAAGAACAGGAGATTTTTCAGAATATAAAGCCAATAGAAGTGAAACGCCGGAAGCCATACAGAATGCGATTCCTTATATACACAGAATCCTGCAGGCTATGCATATTCCTATCCTTGGTGTTCCCGGTTATGAGGCGGACGATGTAATCGGAACCATTGCCTGCAAAGCAGAAAAAGAAGGTTACACGACGTTTATGGTAACGCCCGACAAAGATTTTGCACAGCTTGTTACTGATAAAATTAAAATTTACAAACCCGGATTAAAAGGCGGAGATATTGAAATTTTAGGCGTAGAAGAAGTGAAAGCCAAATATGAGATTGAAGACCCTAAACAGGTAATTGATTTTCTGGCGATGATGGGAGATTCTGTCGATAATATTCCCGGACTTGATGGGGTGGGCGAAAAAACAGCCATGAAATTCCTGAAAGAATTCGGAAATATTGAAACTCTTTTAGCCAATACCGACAAATTAAAAGGGAAGTTAAAAGAAAAAGTAGAAGCTTCTGCTGAAAGAGGAATTTTATCTAAAAAATTAGCGACCATTATTTGTGATGCGCCTGTAGAGTTTCATCAGGAACAATATGATCTGGATACACCTGATTTTGAAAAAGTAAAAGAAGTTTTTGATGAAATAGAATTCCGAAGGCTGTATGAAAACCTTTACCGTGCCTTTGCTCCTGCAGCTACGGGAGCTGTTATTGTTGCCGAAATAGATGTTACTGTTGCCGAAACACCGCAGCAAAAAGTGGCGCAGGCTGTGGGACAGCTCGACCTTTTTGCCACCTATGAAGAGCTGGATCAGGCAACTTCCACAAAATCCACCATTGAACAGAACGATCATCTGTATCAGTTTATCGATAATCCGAAAGCTCAGAAAATTCTTGTTGAAAATTTATTAAAACAACGTGTCGTTTGCTTTGATACTGAAACTACTTCTCTCAATGAACTTGAAGCCGATCTTGTGGGAATGAGTTTCAGCTATAAAAAAGGACTGGCTTATTATATTCCGCTATCGGAAGATCAGGGTGAAGTGTTGCAGACGCTTGAGATTTTCAGGCCGTTTTTCGAAAAAGAAGACCTCATCAAGGTGGCGCATAATTTAAAATTCGATTATAAAATTCTGAAAAGATATAATATTACCGTGAAAGGAGCCATGTTCGACACGATGATCGCACACTACCTTTTAAATCCTGACGGAAGGCACGGTATGGATTATCTTTCTGAAATGTATTTAGGATATAAGCCCGTTTCTATTGAAACCATCATCGGGAAGAAGGGGAAAAAACAGGGAAACTTCCGGGATGCGGATCTCAGAACCCAAACCGATTATGCAGCGGAAGATGCTGATGTAACTTTTCAGTTGTATGAGCTTTTTGCTCCGCAGCTTAAAAAGGAAAATTTAGAAGACCTATTCTTCAAAATAGAAATGCCTCTGATGGAGGTTTTGGCTAAAATGGAACTTGCCGGAATTTCATTGGATGAAAAATGGCTTGCCCAGGAAAGTGTAGATCTGGAAAATGATCTGAAGCAACTGGAAGCGAAAATTTTCGAACTTTCCGGAGAGGAATTCAATGTCAATTCCCCGAAACAGCTTGGCGATATTCTTTTTGAAAAACTGCAGCTGGACCCGAAAGCCAAGAAAACGAAAACCGGACAATATGCCACTTCGGAAGATATCCTGCAAAAATTAGCTTCCAAACATGAGATCATTCAGCATATTCTTGAATACAGAACGTATCAGAAATTGAAATCCACCTATGTTGATGCATTACCGTCACAGATTGAAAAAACAGACAACCGCGTTCATACGAATTTTTCACAAACTACTGCTGCAACAGGCCGTTTGGCGAGTGTCAATCCGAATCTTCAGAATATTCCGATCCGAACGTTGAGAGGCCAGCAAATTCGTGGGGCTTTTGTGGCGGGAGAAGGTAAAAAGATTATTTCTGCGGATTATTCACAGATCGAGCTTCGTCTTATTGCTGAAATTTCTGGAGAAGATAATATGATCAAGGCTTTTCAGGATGGAGAAGACATTCACGCTTCTACAGCAGCCAGGCTCTTTAATATTCCGCTTGAAGAGGTTTCAAAAATTCAGAGAAGCCAGGCGAAGACGGTAAATTTCGGGATTTTATACGGACAGGGCGCTTTTGCTCTTGCAGAGCAGACGGGATTGTCCAGAAGCGAGGCAAAACAAATGATCGATGCGTATTACGCTACCTACCCGAAATTGAAAGAATATATGGCGGAGCAAGTGAAAAGAGCCCGTGAAATTGGTTATGTGGAAACCATTCTGGGAAGAAAGCGTCATTTAAAAGACATCAATTCCAATAATTTTGTAGTTCGCGGACATGCGGAAAGAAATGCCGTGAATGCCCCAATCCAGGGAAGTGCAGCAGATGTGGTGAAAATGGCGATGATAAAAATTCAGAAAGAACTGGAAAAGGAAAAATTAAAGACCAGAATGCTGCTTCAGGTACACGATGAATTGGTTTTTGAGTCTCCGGCTGACGAAATTGAAGTCGCCACCAACATTATTAAAATGGAAATGGAAAATGCAATTGAAACGCAGGTTCCTTTGCTGGTGGAAGTGGGTGTTGGGAATAACTGGCTGGAAGCGCATTGA